CACACATCAAATCCACACCTATCTAAACAGAGATCGACACAATATAAGAGGCCCTAATCCTTCACTTCTGATCTACAGAACAATCTCAAAATAACTGGTAGCTTGGTTTAATTTGGCAATTTTGTAATATTGCCAAATTAAAACATGGACAACTTGACAAGTTGGCTCAAACCCCCGGTCTCACCAGGATGAATAGATATCTCTCTGGCGGTGGCTCCCCGCTGAAGAAGATAGAGGTCTCAGTATGAAGTGCCTGCAGCATGGCACGTGCTGCAGGGGCGTTACGCATGCGGTCATGTGATGCCCCAGCAGACACCGTCAGCAGGGATTCTGCCTCCGTCATGAAACCTGGACAACAAGGCAACTATTAGAATGTATGCATTCTGTATTTATAAGTAACAgtttatccccccccccactcccctctTATCCCACGTTACCTAAATTCTCCAAGATTGTCTTCCATTTCTCTCTGACTTCTCGACGAGTATCTCTCATGGCCTCGATGTCCACACTCAGACGGCGATAGccctaaacaaaaacaaaaaaaaaacccaaggaTTTCAGCCTGGGGTTATAGGAGAGGCTGTTCTACATTATGCTCTTTTTCCAGGATAATTCCATGATTGTCCTGCTGACTCATGGTTGTTGGAATGACTGATCATGATAATTAAGAACTTTAGATTActtatgattgtttttttctgtcaaccACACTTACTTGACATTTTTGCACTCCATCTTAATACATTTCATCATTCTTTGCACCAGCTAGCATCCCCTGGAGTTTCCTCCATTGCTGCGCAAGTTGTatgctttttttcttattaactTCAGGTAAACGTCAAAAGACTTCATGCTGTAAATTAGAATGACACACCGTTGATCCCATGCGGGTCTTGGTCCTGGCCTGCAGCAGGCCGTAAAGGACCCGGTCATCGTCTCTCTCCGAGTGGCTGCGGTCTCCTGGCGTACTCCACAAGTTGGTCTCCTCATCGCGTCGCTTCTGGACCTCACGGTTAAAATACTCCAACGGATCCTGACTGTGTGAGCCATCAGACACAGGCACCCAGAAGCACAGTTAGTACACATTTAATATTGATCAATTGtgacacaaaagaaaaacataggAAATACACTAAGGGcattttttgttgcattatATAATAATTCTGGACTTATGTTCTTACGGTACTAAAGGTTGCTTTTCATCTTCATCGTCTTCatcagcagcacagcagcagcagcagcagaactgcATGCAGAACCTCTTAAAGGCTGAACCCATCTGTCCAGAGTCTGCAGGTAGTAAGTGTTCACAAGA
This Labrus bergylta chromosome 16, fLabBer1.1, whole genome shotgun sequence DNA region includes the following protein-coding sequences:
- the mreg gene encoding melanoregulin, with amino-acid sequence MGSAFKRFCMQFCCCCCCAADEDDEDEKQPLVPQDPLEYFNREVQKRRDEETNLWSTPGDRSHSERDDDRVLYGLLQARTKTRMGSTGYRRLSVDIEAMRDTRREVREKWKTILENLGFMTEAESLLTVSAGASHDRMRNAPAARAMLQALHTETSIFFSGEPPPERYLFILDRLIYLDIAEDFLAKAKRFFPPTDGSDEETPGLSINLPLLLARVEQAMNGRDDEDGEDESEIEDGNFSDRS